The following is a genomic window from uncultured Hyphomonas sp..
AACCGCGTACGATCCGCCGCATCATCCTGCCCGCCATTCCGTACAGCTCTGTTCGCCGTATCCGCATATGTACCGGGCGGGACGGTGTCGTCCGGACAGGATGACTTTGCTTGCATGTTGCGCCTTCAGGTCTCTGTCTGCGCTTTTGAAGAAGAAGCACGACGGACTTGTGAAGGGCATTTGAAAGAACTGTAACAGCCTCATCCGAAACCTTCGGCTCAGGATAGTCTCGCTCCGCGACGCAACGACTACAACCCGATCGGCTGAAATTGACCGCACCAGGCTGATAAACGACCACTTAAGGCCAACCCAGGTCATTGAGCTCTTGGCATGGCAGGGTCCGCTTCAAGCGGATTTATCGCCCTTAGTAACTATCCAATACCGCTCCCTCAGGTGTGGCGCCCATCTCATTCAGGAATTGATCCAGGCGTTCCCACATATCGAGGATTTTGGCGGGGCTGGAAGGCCCCTACACCTCCTCCCAACACCGGACACAAAAGGTGCCATCATGGATCGGCCGGAACTAACCTTTTGCCGCGAAGGCAATCAGAAGATGACCGTAGCCACGATCGTATCGCCATAGCTTCCGGTCTCCACATTCTGCCCCGATGGTATACGGCCATAAATCGGAAAATCATCCGTCGTCGAGAAGACCAATGACAACAGGTAGGCATGCATGACCGTATCGGTCCCGCCTGTTCCGTCTCCCCAGATCAGTGCACGGCTACTATCCGTGTAGAGATTGTAGTCCAGAAGATCGCTTCCATTCGACATGGCCCGGTTGAATCCCGTTCCATTCCCTCCCGCTCCCAGAACCACCTCATAGGAAATATTGGCGCCCAGAACGAGCGCGCCGCAGGTGACGCTGACATTTCCGACGGCATCTGCATGACTCCCGCCCAGCGGATTGTAGATGTCGAAATCCAGCGGGTCGGCCGATACCGAACAGGAACAATTCAGACCGACGCAGGTCGCCGATGCGGTACCGGAAGGGATGATCGCCAGAAGGCCGCTGGCAATGAGCAGGCGAAAGAGGTGGCGAAGGGTCATCTGAGCCTCCCCGTCGGCAAGCAGGGGATCGTCCCGGTATCCCGGTAAGGTGCGAATACCGGCGTGTCGCCAAGAACAATCCTGGCTTCACAAATCACCTTGTTCCGAACGAACTGCAGCCGGGTCACCTGCCGGGCGCCTTCGATAAAGACACGGCCGTCCTTGCCAATCGGATAGGCCTCGCCGGTATCAGGATTTGCAATTTTGCCTCTGGATGAAATGGGCGCGCCATCAGGGGTTACGATATAGGCCAGGACATCACTCGACCGGCCAACGTCAAATTCAACCCGATGGCCGGTGCGGAGCCCGGGCACAACAATCGCTTGGGTCAATCCAAATGAACGGTCAAGGCTAACGTCGCGCGGGTCGAAGGAAAGCACATTGCGTTCAAACGGCCGCAGCCGGGTCAGGACGATCTGGCCCTGCTTGTCAGTCCGGCCCACCAATTGCCTGTCCTGGAACACCTGCACACCTGGCTGGTCTCCCACCGTGACCACCGCCAGGCTATTGGTGATCGATGGCGCAACAACCCAGCTTCCGTCCACGATTGCGGCCCCGCCCCGGAGCGTCATCCGGCCTGCCGTGCGGTTTTCCACCTGGCTGACGATACCAGCGGCATCGCCGATCCGGGTCCGGTAATCGATACCAGCCTCCATTCGCTGATGCGTTCCGGAACTGGCCTGTGCCGAATAGCCAAGGCCGCCAGCGGGCGGCGCACTTTTGCGGATCCGGATATCCCCATCAAGCATCCTGTTTCGATAATCCGCCCCCATGCTCGAACTGACCCCGCCCCCCAGAGGCATGGTCAACGAAAGCGCAGCAATCGTCGCATCATTCTGCCCTGCCAGCCTTATCGCGGACAGGTTGAGGGACATGGCGCCGACGGGCCGGGTATAGCGCAGCCCGAATGTCGAGAAGTCGTCCCTCTCGCGTTCATCCCTAAGAGACCAGGAGAGTGAAATGGACCCGATCCGGTCGTCAGAGAAGCTTGCATAGGTCCGGGCGGTTGTTCGTGGCGGGCTGCGGGATTGCCCGAATTGCCGGTACTCAGGGGTCATGTAGCGGACACTGCTACCAACCGAAAATGCCGCAGAGCGCCATTCATGGCTGAAATCGACAAGATTGCCGGATCGTCCGTTACTTTGCGACACAGCGGCGCTCGCCTGGACGACGCCAAACCCCTGCCGCGAGGCGGTTCCGGAGACACCTGCACTTTGCAAGGCTTCGCTGACGGAAGATCTTGCCTGGAATGTGAACTGATCGGAAATCCCCCGCGCATAGCCAGCAGCAATGAACCCTTCATCATAGTGACTGGAATCCTGGCCAAACGCGTTCCGCAGGAACCCGGCTTCCAGCGACCAGTCGCTCAACCCCGATCTCAGCAATTGGGGCGCTGTATAATAATCTGCCGTCACGATGGATTGCCGGCCGAGAACATCTGTCAGAACGAGTTCCGCAGAACCGGCGCCGGTCACCACAGGCAAGTCGGTCAGCGTGAAAGGCCCCGCCGGAACATCGGTGGAATAATTCTGTGAACCGTCGACCATGACGTCCACCACGCCCGGCAGCGTGGCATCCCCGGAAATTGATGGGGTTGGAAACGTGATGAAATCCGGCGTCAGGGAAAAATCCGTTCCAAGACGGATGCCGCCAAACCTGGCTGGCGCCTCCCATCGTCCCGCACCTGTCACCGTATCGCCAATTTCCAGGCGCGTCGCGGTGGATGGCCGGTCAATCGTCCATGTCGCATCCAGACGCACGCAATCGGTTTCAGAATGCTGGCGCGTGCAGGCAAAATCGACCACCCCGCTTCCGGCAGAAGAAAACAATCCGGCCTCAAGCAAGGCGCCCGAGCGATGGTCAATGTCGCCTCCCTCGGCGAAGATATCATAATTCAGGAACCCACCCGTGCGGACTGGAGACAGTTCAGGGCGATTATCCATCCTGACCGGGATCACGGTCTCATGAAAGCAATCGGCAGAACAATCGATGCGGAGCGTGTTGGTCCGCCGGTCAAGCTCAACGGCCTGGGCACCAAGCGCCGAAGCCGGGATATATCTGCGTCCGTCTATCAACCTGGCATCACTGGCCTGACGGATCCGGCTCTGACTGAGCAATGCTTCCGGAAGCAGGACTTCGTTTTCACTTTCCGCAATGATGACCGGGTCCGGAAGTGCATCTCCGTTCAGGACTAGCTGGACGACGGAGGCTGCCAGGCTGCCTGTCTCCGACAGGCCGGAACCATCAGACCCTGCCCCGGAAACAGGAAGTGCCGATGCAGCGATATCGCTCGCAGCAGGTGTTTCCCCAGCCTCTGTCCCGGCGGCGCCGCAGATCGCTGTCAACACGCAGCAACTGGCGTACCTGGCCATCATGGTTTCAGGGCACCGCGATATCCGTCAGGAAGCTCTGGACATCGCTCTGATAAATCGACGTCGCGCCAACCGATACCTTTCCGCCAGGCTTTGCGACCGGATCGACGCAAAACCGCGCGCTGCTTTTCGCCAGCATGTATTTGTGGATCGGCGTCTTCTTTTCGGGATGGCCGGCTGGCGCGACCCAGACGAGTCTGGCATGACTGTCACCCGAATTCAGTCCCTCCAGGCAGAGCTGACCGTCCTGATTTTCTTCGGCCGAGAAGCCAAGGTCGAGATCGCGGCTGCCTCCGCCAAGGAACACCGGCAGGAGTATTTGCAGCCTCACATCAAGTGCATTGCCCCGGGAAAGATCTCCGGAGTGAAGTTCGCTCACTCTGACACGATAGGCCTGCTCGACAGCCAGAGGCGCACCACCCGCTAAAACTCCGACACGCACAACACGCTGTTCGCCGGGGGCCAGGGTCACGACCGGAGGCGTGACGATGAACGCTTTATCCGGGATCAGATGATCTGCACCGTCCGCTTCTGTCCAGCGATACCCGGCAAGCTCATAAATGGCCTCTTCACCCCCCTGGTTCACAAGCGTCAGAACTCCGACACGACGGGCCTCATCCAGGACCAGCGAGGTCGGATAAACGGTCAGCCCCTCAGCGCTGGCGCGCAAATCCAGCATCAGGAGAAATATCAGGAAAGTAGCCAGCCACTTCATCATGGCGCGTCTCCTCAGAAACTGATCGTCGCCGTAACCGTGTCCGAATAGCTACCGACAGGCACGTTCTGCGATGCCGGCACCCGGCCATAGACCGAAAGGGATTGCAGGACACCGCTTCCAGTTCCGATGACGGTAGATGTCGCCCCGCTTCCGTCCCCCCAGACCGTGGTCCTTGCAGACGAAGTGTAGAGATTGTAGCCCAGCGTATCGCTTCCATCCGTCATGAGGCGCTCTGTGAATGCGCCTCCGCTGGTGGTACCTTCATTGAGCTCCACCGCATACAATGTTCCATTTGTACACGTCACATCCAGGGTCGAGGAGGCATCCAGAGCGCTGCCGGAGATACTGCTGTAATTTCCAAAATCGAGATCGTTTGCAGTGATGTCGCAGGCATCGATCACCTCGGCTGTGACCGCGAAACTGTCGCTCGCCGTTTGCGCCAGCACTTGCCCTCCGGGCATGCCCATTATTGCCAAAATCACCGCAGGTCTGAGACAGTCCATCAAGCCCCTCCAGGCTCTGGCACCCCACCCATCGTTGAATGGGCACCTCTCCTAACCGACAAGTTGTATTTGCAGAATTGTTCGCTTACGGTGAATAAATTGTAAACTCAAGGCAGATTTCGGCTATCGCCTTTGTTCGTATCTGGACATTTTGATCAGCGCATAGAAGCGGTAGTTTGATAACCAGGACACCATACGGACATACCGGATAACGGGTCACTCATCAGGCTTCCCAATATTCATTGCAGAATACGGCACCGACCAAAAGCTGGCCCACAATCAAGGGAGAAAATTAAGCCGCCCTCTCTTGAAATGCATACGTGGCCCCAGCGCCGGTCTATGCAAGTGGTGTCATTTCGGAGGTCAATCCATCCGCCCGCGATCGGGGTGACCACAATCGGGTGCGACAACTTCTTTGGTGCCCCGGTGCCGCCGGTCACATGGGTCCAGAATGGTTCATGACCCTGCCGAGAGAGGTGACAGGGTCATGAACCCGGGATTGGAGCCCGCTTATCAAGCCTGCGCGCCCACCCAGCCTGACAAGTGTTTATTGCTAACTTCGGACCGGGCACCCGCGCTATCCCCTGAACAGGGGGCGCGGCGCGTCCGCATGTGTGGCAACGGGGAATGCCCTGGCGCTACCGATAGCGGTCAAGGAGAAATGTATTCCAGTTGTGGAGGTGACAGGGGCTGCGGACAGGTTAGACGTCTGTGATCATGATGGGTCCACGAAAAATGAATGCCACCAGACTGATGCTCCTGGCGCCGCTGATGAGACTTGTCCTGTTGTCAGCAACAGGGTTGGTCATGTTCCTGGGAATGGTTCTGGTCGCCCTGCAACCTGCGACCGGCTGGAGCTGGTCGCCGGAGCATTGGCGTTCGCTTGACGAGACGCATCCGGCAATCTGGGCATCGCTCTTAACGGGGCTTCTGGCCTGGCTTATCTCGTCCTGGGTCTGGGCACTGAAGCCAGGACATATTCCTGCAATGCTATTCGCGGCCAGCGGTTTCGCGACTTTGGCGTTCTGCTTTTCATCTTTCGCCCCATGGATTGCGGTCCCGATGAAAGAAGAAACGGTCGCATGGATCTGGGCCGTGAACATGCTGGGGGCGTCGGCCTTCGGAATCATCATGACCTGCCTTTTCCTGATCTACCCTTCCCGCCTGACCAACTGGAAGACATTGAGCGTTCTGACCGTCTTCGGATTTGGTAGCTGGACCTTGCTGCGCACCTTTGGCCCCTTCCAGGATTTCGCGGAAGTCCAGCGCATCACGACATTTGAGATGCTGGCCATCGTCGCGGCTGTGATCTGGCAATTCCGGTCATCTGCCAGCGACCCGCGCAGGCGCGCAATTGCAGTCTGGCTCGGTGCATCGACCCTGCTGGGTGCGGGTGCTTTCATCGCGACGGTGGCAGCACCGATAACACTCGGCTTCAGCGCGCTCATTCTGGAAAACTACGCATTCAGCTTCTTCCTGGTCATTTATGTTGGCCTTGCAATCGGACTGATGCGCTACCGTTTGTTCGACCTTGGGTCATGGGCCTACCGTCTGGTATTCTACGCATCCGCTTCTATCGCTCTGATACTCCTTGATATCGCTTTGATCAGTTTTCTGGCGCTCGACCCCGGACAGGCATTCGGGATCTCGCTGCTGCTCGTCGCCTTTGCATACCTACCGGCGCGCGACTTCCTTTGGCGGAGGATTGTTCAGCGGCGCCGTGCCACTGACGATGACTTGTTTCACCTCGTACTGGATGCTGCTTTCAAACCGAGTGAACAGGAACGGACCGCCGGGTGGAAAGCACTACTCCAGGACCACTTCCATCCCCTTGAACTGACCGAAGTGGACGGGGCGGTTGCTGAACCCGGAATCGACCGCGAAGGTATC
Proteins encoded in this region:
- a CDS encoding spore coat U domain-containing protein, whose protein sequence is MTLRHLFRLLIASGLLAIIPSGTASATCVGLNCSCSVSADPLDFDIYNPLGGSHADAVGNVSVTCGALVLGANISYEVVLGAGGNGTGFNRAMSNGSDLLDYNLYTDSSRALIWGDGTGGTDTVMHAYLLSLVFSTTDDFPIYGRIPSGQNVETGSYGDTIVATVIF
- a CDS encoding fimbria/pilus periplasmic chaperone, with product MMKWLATFLIFLLMLDLRASAEGLTVYPTSLVLDEARRVGVLTLVNQGGEEAIYELAGYRWTEADGADHLIPDKAFIVTPPVVTLAPGEQRVVRVGVLAGGAPLAVEQAYRVRVSELHSGDLSRGNALDVRLQILLPVFLGGGSRDLDLGFSAEENQDGQLCLEGLNSGDSHARLVWVAPAGHPEKKTPIHKYMLAKSSARFCVDPVAKPGGKVSVGATSIYQSDVQSFLTDIAVP
- a CDS encoding ATP-binding protein, which gives rise to MFLGMVLVALQPATGWSWSPEHWRSLDETHPAIWASLLTGLLAWLISSWVWALKPGHIPAMLFAASGFATLAFCFSSFAPWIAVPMKEETVAWIWAVNMLGASAFGIIMTCLFLIYPSRLTNWKTLSVLTVFGFGSWTLLRTFGPFQDFAEVQRITTFEMLAIVAAVIWQFRSSASDPRRRAIAVWLGASTLLGAGAFIATVAAPITLGFSALILENYAFSFFLVIYVGLAIGLMRYRLFDLGSWAYRLVFYASASIALILLDIALISFLALDPGQAFGISLLLVAFAYLPARDFLWRRIVQRRRATDDDLFHLVLDAAFKPSEQERTAGWKALLQDHFHPLELTEVDGAVAEPGIDREGISLTVPGVAGIPSLRLMHANHGRALFAPRDTGIVMHLVRLMEQAETSRSAYDRGVSEERLRIARDIHDNIGAQLMRALHSAMPDRKDAMIRDTLADLRDVINNAQSPVLPLDEVLADLRAETAERLEPHGVSLRWSLQADAGIRLIPSTIHTFRSLVREAASNTIKHAGAKRLDVHLRITPHKVEVAIEDDGSGFDLATARLGQGLANMKARVEGMGGEFTLAQGTSGARLLAEFPHEVAGP
- a CDS encoding spore coat U domain-containing protein, whose translation is MPGGQVLAQTASDSFAVTAEVIDACDITANDLDFGNYSSISGSALDASSTLDVTCTNGTLYAVELNEGTTSGGAFTERLMTDGSDTLGYNLYTSSARTTVWGDGSGATSTVIGTGSGVLQSLSVYGRVPASQNVPVGSYSDTVTATISF
- a CDS encoding fimbria/pilus outer membrane usher protein; its protein translation is MLTAICGAAGTEAGETPAASDIAASALPVSGAGSDGSGLSETGSLAASVVQLVLNGDALPDPVIIAESENEVLLPEALLSQSRIRQASDARLIDGRRYIPASALGAQAVELDRRTNTLRIDCSADCFHETVIPVRMDNRPELSPVRTGGFLNYDIFAEGGDIDHRSGALLEAGLFSSAGSGVVDFACTRQHSETDCVRLDATWTIDRPSTATRLEIGDTVTGAGRWEAPARFGGIRLGTDFSLTPDFITFPTPSISGDATLPGVVDVMVDGSQNYSTDVPAGPFTLTDLPVVTGAGSAELVLTDVLGRQSIVTADYYTAPQLLRSGLSDWSLEAGFLRNAFGQDSSHYDEGFIAAGYARGISDQFTFQARSSVSEALQSAGVSGTASRQGFGVVQASAAVSQSNGRSGNLVDFSHEWRSAAFSVGSSVRYMTPEYRQFGQSRSPPRTTARTYASFSDDRIGSISLSWSLRDERERDDFSTFGLRYTRPVGAMSLNLSAIRLAGQNDATIAALSLTMPLGGGVSSSMGADYRNRMLDGDIRIRKSAPPAGGLGYSAQASSGTHQRMEAGIDYRTRIGDAAGIVSQVENRTAGRMTLRGGAAIVDGSWVVAPSITNSLAVVTVGDQPGVQVFQDRQLVGRTDKQGQIVLTRLRPFERNVLSFDPRDVSLDRSFGLTQAIVVPGLRTGHRVEFDVGRSSDVLAYIVTPDGAPISSRGKIANPDTGEAYPIGKDGRVFIEGARQVTRLQFVRNKVICEARIVLGDTPVFAPYRDTGTIPCLPTGRLR